The genomic region ATCCAGGCGACGGGCGAGGGCCGGGTCGGCGGTGGCCAGGATCGCTGCGGCGAGCAGGGCAGCGTTGACGGCCCCGGCTCGCCCGATCGCCAGCGTGCCGACCGGTATGCCGGCTGGCATCTGCACGATCGAGAGCAATGAATCCATCCCCTTCAGCGCATGGCTCTCCACCGGTACACCGAGGACAGGCAGCGCCGTCCAGGCGGCGCACATGCCGGGCAGGTGCGCCGCGCCGCCGGCGCCGGCGATGATCACCTTCAGCCCGCGCGCGCGGGCGCCGGTGGCATAGGCCTGCAGCCGGTCGGGGGTGCGGTGGGCGGAGACGATGCGCGTCTCGTGCGGCACGCCAAGGCGCGTCAGCATCTCGGCGGCATGACGCAGCGTCGCCCAGTCGGACTGGCTGCCCATGATGAGGCCGACCAGCGGCGCGGCCCCGCTGTCCTGGTTGGAGGGGACCACGTCCTGCGATTCCACGTCTTCGGGCTCCACGGCCCTGGGGGCCACGGTCTGGGGGGGCACGGCTGGGGAAGACACTGCCGGCGGATCAGGCGATGCTGTCGGGAATCAGGCGTGATTCCAGCCAGGAGATCTCGTCCTTGAGCAGCAGCTTGCGCTTCTTCAGCCGTTGCAATTGCAACTGATCCATCGCCCCGTGCTCGGACAGCCGCGAGATGACGGTGTCAAGATCGCGATGCTCGCTTCGCAGTTCGTGCAGCTTGCGCAGCAGGGAGTCACGGTCGGTCAGCATGGCCATCTGTTACCATATCGTGTGGCGTCCGCATACGCGTCCAGGATTGCGCATCTTTCATGCCGAGGCCCTGGCAAAATCCGCCGGGAGTGGGTTACGATTTGATGGCACGCGGCCAGCCGGGAAAGAGTGGTCCGCTTGCTAAAGGGACGGCCCCGGTCCGCGTGCCAGTAGTGACGGCACATCCCCCGAAGAGGAGGCCACATGAGCCTGCAGTCCCGCATCGAGAGCCTGAAGCAGCGTCACGCAAGCCTCGAGGCTCGGATTACCGACGAGGACGCCCGTCCGAAACCTGATGCGGACACCTTGGTACGGCTCAAGATCGAGAAGCTGCGGGTAAAGGAGGAGATGGAGCGACTGCGCCCGCCGAACTGAGGCAGCAGCGCCAGCAACCGGCCACGGGGGCGTTGCCCCCTGGCCCTGCCGGAGAAGCCAACCCGGGGGGTCGTTGCTCCCCCCAGATATTCCGCCAGGGGCCGTTCAGGCCCTTGGCTCACATCCCCTGACACCATGGTCCGCTCCGCCGTCACGCGCCCTCGCCGTGGCGCGTCAGGCTGCCTCGTCCGCCTCGGGCGGCGGCGGCACCGGCACGGCCTGGCCTTCGCGGGTCAGGCGTTCGTTCGCCTGCTGCACCATCAGGTGCAGGTCGGTCTGGCTGCACAGGCCCAGGATCACCGGGTCGCGCGGCTTGATGTTGGGGGAATTCCAGTGCGTCTTGTCACGCACCTTCTGGATGGTGTCCTTGGTGGTGCCCATCAGCTTGGCGATCTGCGCATCCGAGAGCTGCGGATAGTTGCGCAGCAGGAAGGCGATGCCGTCCGGGCGGTCGTTGCGCTTGGCGACCGGGGTGTAGCGCGCGCCCTTGTTCTTCTTGGGCATCGGGATGGCGCTGGTGGCGAGCTTCAGCCGCGCCTCCGGCGAGCCTTCGCAGCGCTTGATCTCGGCCGCGGTGAGCTGGCCATGGGCGATCGGATCGTAGCCGACGATGCCCTGCGCCACCTCGCCATCCGCGATCGCCTGCACCTCGAGCGGGTGCATGCCGCAGAAATCGGCGATCTGCGTGAAGGTCAGGGCCGTCTTCTCGATCAGCCAGACGGCCGTCGCCTTGGGCATCAGGGGAAGGGTCATGACGTGCTACCTTGGCGGTCTCGTGGCGTTCTGGCGTGGGCTCGTGCGCGGGGCCTGCGGCTGCTGCGCCGCCGGAATTCGGGCCTGCCGGAACGAGAGGAATGTGCGGCATATGGCCCTCGCATGACCGGCCGGTCAAGCCGGACGCCGGGCTGTACGCCTGAAAGGGAAGGAGAAAAAATGGTGATCGCCGAGGATGACGACCTGCCGC from Rhodovastum atsumiense harbors:
- the purE gene encoding 5-(carboxyamino)imidazole ribonucleotide mutase, with the protein product MGSQSDWATLRHAAEMLTRLGVPHETRIVSAHRTPDRLQAYATGARARGLKVIIAGAGGAAHLPGMCAAWTALPVLGVPVESHALKGMDSLLSIVQMPAGIPVGTLAIGRAGAVNAALLAAAILATADPALARRLDALRAEQTEAVAMEPTDPADA
- a CDS encoding YdcH family protein — encoded protein: MSLQSRIESLKQRHASLEARITDEDARPKPDADTLVRLKIEKLRVKEEMERLRPPN
- a CDS encoding YdcH family protein → MLTDRDSLLRKLHELRSEHRDLDTVISRLSEHGAMDQLQLQRLKKRKLLLKDEISWLESRLIPDSIA
- a CDS encoding DUF1013 domain-containing protein; protein product: MPKATAVWLIEKTALTFTQIADFCGMHPLEVQAIADGEVAQGIVGYDPIAHGQLTAAEIKRCEGSPEARLKLATSAIPMPKKNKGARYTPVAKRNDRPDGIAFLLRNYPQLSDAQIAKLMGTTKDTIQKVRDKTHWNSPNIKPRDPVILGLCSQTDLHLMVQQANERLTREGQAVPVPPPPEADEAA